One genomic segment of Gopherus flavomarginatus isolate rGopFla2 chromosome 11, rGopFla2.mat.asm, whole genome shotgun sequence includes these proteins:
- the CCN5 gene encoding CCN family member 5 has translation MRSQLEKQLLFFSLLCILSKVCTQLCRTPCYCPWIPPRCPPGAPLVLDGCGCCRICARRLGEPCSYLNVCDRSQGLICDYSDDHLGRGGTCNFEEGDDSCEVNGKVYRDGEIFQPSCKIQCRCSDGGFTCVPLCSEDVRLPTPDCPHPRRVEVPGKCCQEWICERQDSHFVQDAKPVLRLPGTASASLSYLCEEWSTEWSACSATCGMGISTRVSNQNRYCRLEIHQRLCMLRPCQALRGTSNTRARRGRL, from the exons ATGAGAAGCCAACTGGAAAAGCAGCTTCTCTTCTTCTCTCTTCTCTGCATCCTTTCCAAG GTCTGTACTCAGCTCTGCCGGACACCATGCTACTGCCCCTGGATCCCACCCCGCTGCCCTCCCGGCGCCCCTCTGGTTCTGGATGGATGTGGCTGCTGCAGAATATGCGCGCGACGGctgggagagccctgcagttACCTCAACGTGTGTGATCGGAGCCAGGGCCTCATCTGTGATTACAGTGATGACcacctggggagaggaggaaccTGCAACT TTGAGGAGGGAGACGACAGCTGCGAGGTGAATGGAAAGGTCTATCGAGACGGTGAGATATTCCAGCCCAGCTGTAAGATCCAGTGCCGCTGCTCAGACGGAGGCTTCACCTGTGTACCCCTCTGCAGCGAGGATGTCCGCCTTCCCACTCCAGACTGTCCCCATCCGAGGCGTGTGGAGGTCCCAGGGAAGTGCTGTCAGGAGTGGATCTGTGAGAGGCAAGACAGTCACTTCGTTCAGGATGCCAAGCCAG TGCTTAGGCTGCCTGGGACAGCATCAGCAAGCTTATCCTACCTCTGTGAAGAATGGAGCACAGAATGGAGTGCCTGCTCTGCAACCTGTGGCATGGGGATTTCGACACGGGTGTCAAACCAGAATCGGTACTGCAGACTCGAAATTCACCAACGTTTGTGCATGCTCAGACCCTGCCAGGCTCTCCGAGGAACATCTAATACA AGGGCAAGAAGAGGTCGTTTGTAG